From Culex pipiens pallens isolate TS unplaced genomic scaffold, TS_CPP_V2 Cpp_Un0144, whole genome shotgun sequence:
GAACAGCTTAACTTAAGAAAGTAAAAACCCACAAATTTGATTtctagaaaaacatttttttatatatttttggccatttttgaaagaaaacaaaacaacaagaaaaaaaattcttgaacaatCTTGTTTCCacatcaaaatatttcaagaaattttcttGTTGGATAGAATGCAAAAGCTAAGCAGAAGAACTGATGAATATTATTGCAAAATCTGCCAATGtcttttgaataataaaaaaatatcggaattattattataatttgttaaccctttaatttttttcaaaataaatcctcttaaaaataaatgaaattattctttgaaaaattaagaaaatgtcaTGTAaaaaggaattcgataaaaaatattgttcaaatattttataaatattttgcaatgacTTTTCTGgtttaaaataatacaaaatcacagaaaaaaataaatatgttttttttaaacttatcattttatcaaagaaagttgatcatcacaataaaatgctctgtattcagatcaattttacaaatttttgcaccaaaatgaatcagcttATGTCGGTTGTACCCTTTTTGAATGTACTGAAGAATGTTTtgatccatacaaaatatttctgaattgttatataattttgtgaagcaatttttgaattattccaggttggtaatcattgattaatgataattttcataactttacgAAGAAAAGGAAAATCATTACTAGAAAGTATCGACACGTGCTGGGTTTTATTCATAACAACTTGTAGacgatattttgggaaaatatggtaaatgaaaaaaatatatcgtcATTCATAAAATCAATGCAATGATGGAAATCGTTATCGAAAAAGGgacaaaaactgctcgaaataatgaacaaaaataaataaaaaccttcTCTCTAAATAATTCCAAAAGATGCTAATGTTTTAacgaatgcaaaaactcattttttttttcgaaaaatcaatttattttcaaaaactttcttCATGTTAAAAATAACCGAAAAATAGATAGAAAATTCGTTTTGTTCGTTGGAATGCGAAAAGCTAGCAATAAAAAGTAAACACCaactttttaaataactaaaaacAACTGCTTATGCATGcaagaattagaaaaaaatatttaaaaaatatttaaaaaaaaacaaatataaaaaaaaaacaaaataattacaaaaaaaaaccttcaaaaagaTTTCTAAAAGCTGATCACGttcaaaagaatgcaaaaactcacagaaataaataaaaatcggctttaatatttaatacaatttgaattgtgtgctgcgaggagaagattaccctctgaaaatgcagcgtcatcagtgcataattggcaaagggagcgtgtggtcgtaaaaaatattcggagtgaaaagtgtttttttgtgattttcaaagcccttcctataacatcgttgatcggaaggcacggcgtcgggtggattgtggtTTAAtgtttcgaataaggttttatttttttgcggtgaaaaagccatttctatatactgcccatgttcgcataaatgtcccatatgcaaaaacagcaagctgagaaaaacgcatttgaagtttgtcccacacataaggatacgtgttaagttttcgcgaaaaaactggatttcctcctaatttctagaacaaagtactggatgttataggctcttttgaaagagcacacgattttgaaccaaactgcatcaataactcaaaaacgatgaaaatgcatatgggacatttatgcgatcaggggcagtatattgattgaaagacgcactgacaatttggatcgtcgagttaatagtggagcaaaataactgtgtgtgagtgattttggtgttaaccagaaagaccttcccatagcatcgttgctcggaaggctcgccgacgggtctgttatgaaagtcctccccatagcgtagtagctcgggaggcatcgaaaagccaataccttatcctactaacccaaaaaaaatatattaatcacgtgatgcttgaaggagatgcgtcaacggtctcaagcggtatcaacaagtatatagcgaaaaactatgtgcttgatgagtctgcaacttcaactatcggactaacattcctccctttcgttgaactgcaggcagctcattggcagtcaaccatgctcatgctcatgctcatgctcagtcGATTTTTATTCACTCGATTGAATGTCCGTTCGGCAAAACGACCTTCGGCAAAACGTCCCATTCGGCAAAACGACTTCATTCAAAATGTCCCACAcccgttatcgttatcgaaaaaagattatttaatgGACGATAACCGACGGTAactaattgaaaattatttatttttgaatattaaaaaaactttacagACATTCAAAGCATatacaaaaaatggttttcaaagtaaaattactcaaaaatgtttacaatGTACCTTATTTCGTTGAATTTTTGGTGTttaaaatttagtgatttttataatttgaaaaatggaaaCAACCAACGCGACATTGATAACAAATGTTCACTATATTGAAATtatatattgcttattgcgagataaaatcatgTTTCTCCATTGCTGTGaatgacaggagattattgccgcctaactaccgcagtgtaaaaattcagcaagttgaactgaaattctgcgctgatttggctgtcaacttgatttgttttgaatattttccaaaaagtcagctgaaaactcaaggcaacctttgacaacagccaaaaatttgttctgcggttgtcatgcggctgtcatgcgaccattatcttgcggtcgtatcaccgcgcgtgaactctaattattaacgcccgtAGTAatatgtaaaatactaaaaaaattcacaaaacaacGAGACATTTGCACATTTGCAAGAACTCTTTTTCTAGTTCAGGCAAAAATAATGAACGATATCATGCTTTTTGCTGTTGCACTCTATTTCTGCACAAACAAAAGTcagttcacgattttgggtTCTAATTCTTATCTGTGTATCCCTCCGGTAATGCCGCAAATGTCCCCAAATCTGAACCAGTCTAACGTGTGTCACCCGGGTTCAGTCTACACGCGAAGCACATGTGTCCGCTCACCGGCGAGTCAAGTGTGAGTTTCGCACGCGGCGCAAAAAAAAGCGAGTTATGTGGCCGCGCGGGGATCTTTCACTCACGAGTGGAGTTAAAGCCGCGGGTGTGAATGACCACCCGGACCCGGTTTGACCGGCGGCGGCAGTCGTCGAGTGTGTGGTCATTGATCAGCCGGCCAGGTAACGAAGGTGAAAGTTTTTGACCTTATTCTCTCTGTCTCACTCGCACCGCGGTCGTCGCGGTGTGGGATTTCGCGATAGGCCCCGCGCTGATTTGTtggtgattttgtttgttttggttaaaattttgGATCGTTGAGCGCACGTGCATGAGtgggaaaatttcacttttcatgttttttatcgGTTCATTTTGGTTGAACCGGATTTGGTCATTCGTAGATGCCGATTTTTAAAACTGACGGAAAACGGTCGAAAGCACTGAAACAAAACGTTATATTCAATTTATTCGACCAAGCTAATTCTTCCAACAAAACAATTAAACTTGTTATGATCCCATGACGTAACGACCTCTTTCTCATTCGAAGTACCAACAACATGATCGTTTTATGTGGTTACTCTCCGTTTTACATTTTCGAATAGCCAGTTCGCGTGTGGTGGTGCACTTTTGTTGAGTCAGACGACGTGTACAGACACAGcattaaaacgttaaaaatggGTATGGAAAGGTATCAAAATGTTAATATATTTATGAGTTCAAGTTTCTTCTGTCCCTTCCTGGCGAAGACGATATTGGTGAACAAGAAAAGTGAACCCTTTCTTGGTCTAAAAAAGGTCGTTCGGTGCAACAACACTGGGGataattaataattttcaatttatatttgTAAATGATCATTTAACAGCAATTTTCACTAATAACGGTCCAGAACTGTTTGTTACAActgcacggatagaaatcctgtaagcaaataCGGTAACTCTACACGCAcgtcaaaaatcactcagttttcgtcaaaaccgaacctactcagaaatgagtaaagggggcatctgtcagatttgagtgaattttactCAGAATTTCATGAAAACTGAGTAATATTCACACAGATATGAGTGAATATTACTCAGTTTTCATGAaattctgagtgaaattcactcaaatctgacagatgccccCTTTAcacatttctgagtaggttcggttttgacgaaaactgagtcATTTTGAACGTGCATGTATGTTGtagaatttgtaaacattgaaatgttttcgaagttgtcaaaaaaaaatcgatttggtacactcaaaccccgatggtttgacaccagctgttgtcaaacgaacggggtcactttttagtttgacaccccttttacacggagttcacacacactatcatacgtttgttttgatagtgtgcgtgagcgccgtgtaaaaagtgacagttcgtcactttttagtttgactttgatcaaccaacggggtacaaactaaaaaagtgtcaaacgaaaaagtgaccaagtgAGTGtacaacaatgttgtcgattgtGACAACATTTACggtgaaatcgaaaaaaaatgttgacatttcaatgtttacaaattcgacaacatagagttaccagatttgcttacaggatttctatccgtgtgttTGGGTACTAAAGTTGAtgagaaaatttatgttttgcacAATTTAATTCTTTCTGATCACCCTAACCCCACACAGTCTTAACTAAAACCTACCTGAAAGTGTCGATTCTGCTCGATCGACGATATCCGCCCTCCGCCCCCGCTCGACGAAGTCGGCGTGGACGACGTCTCCGACTCGGCCTTCCGGACAAACTTGAGCATctcctgctgttgctgctgctgctgctgttgatgatGATTTGGGTGTtgctgattgttgttgttgttggcgaCGGAAGTCGGTATTGGCGGCGCTTGCTGGCTCGGCGGTTGATGGTGATGGACGATGGCCGTCGTTTGTTGGATGTGGCCCTGGGACTGGGGTTGCGGGGAGGGTTGGGTTGGTTGTTtggggtgttgttgttgttgttgttgttgttggaggtGTTGCTGAAGGGATCGCGTTGAGCTGGTGGTGGTTTGGTCCTCGGACGAGGATTCCGAGCTCAGTCGGAGgtgtggtgggggtggggggaggTGATGGGATGGTTGCTGGTGGTTGTTGGGGGCGAGTTGTTGGTGTTGGTTTGAGAAGCGGAGATGGGACCGTGGGACGGCGAGCCTCGAGGGGTTGAGCTGGTGTTTGAGGTTTTCCGGGAGGTAGAGTCCGGATGATTTTGGGATTTCCGGGGGGAAT
This genomic window contains:
- the LOC128093795 gene encoding putative mediator of RNA polymerase II transcription subunit 12: MSTNSNNLKLSGNIISLTSNKQPILQQKSKLKQPPPPIAASSSATNGQQSSNGTSTGTTVGGQPSSALNGGPKPPVQSQQQQVLQQQKQAQQAASHIPPRYQPPPQPPGGILKHHIIRNGGIPPLARSSTVPSIIYPTDLNTGHHHLKFPPEIPKSSGLYLPENLKHQLNPSRLAVPRSHLRFSNQHQQLAPNNHQQPSHHLPPPPPHLRLSSESSSEDQTTTSSTRSLQQHLQQQQQQQQHPKQPTQPSPQPQSQGHIQQTTAIVHHHQPPSQQAPPIPTSVANNNNNQQHPNHHQQQQQQQQQEMLKFVRKAESETSSTPTSSSGGGGRISSIEQNRHFQ